A region of Streptomyces halobius DNA encodes the following proteins:
- a CDS encoding MerR family transcriptional regulator, whose protein sequence is MAWSIAEVARMSGVTSRTLRHYDEIGLLPPAWSGSNGHRYYEEADLLRLQQILLMRELDLGLREIQAVLDSQAGQVAVLREHHQRLLAERDRLETLARTVGRTIAELEEGKDDNDMVKINRPENLFEGFEPARSEAAAEVQERWPRAWDQAQQVIGTMSAEDMERWQREVTAQMIRIAEFMVAGTPVADPAVQAEVDAHYQGVCRFWTPNAVAYKGLGQTYVDDPRFRTNYDKIADGLAVYQRDAMVVYADARLS, encoded by the coding sequence ATGGCCTGGTCGATCGCGGAAGTGGCCCGGATGTCCGGGGTGACGTCCCGGACGCTGCGGCACTACGACGAGATCGGTCTGCTGCCGCCGGCGTGGTCCGGAAGCAACGGGCACCGCTACTACGAGGAGGCCGATCTGCTGCGGCTGCAGCAGATCCTGCTGATGCGGGAGCTGGACCTGGGACTGCGCGAGATCCAGGCGGTTCTGGACAGCCAGGCCGGTCAGGTGGCCGTGCTGCGTGAGCACCACCAACGGCTGCTGGCGGAACGGGACCGGCTGGAGACCCTGGCCCGCACGGTCGGCCGCACCATCGCCGAACTGGAGGAAGGCAAGGACGACAACGACATGGTGAAGATCAACAGGCCGGAGAACCTGTTCGAGGGGTTCGAGCCGGCCCGCTCCGAGGCCGCGGCCGAGGTGCAGGAGCGGTGGCCACGGGCGTGGGACCAGGCCCAACAGGTCATCGGGACGATGAGCGCCGAGGACATGGAGCGGTGGCAACGTGAGGTGACGGCACAGATGATCCGCATCGCGGAGTTCATGGTGGCCGGCACACCGGTCGCCGATCCCGCGGTGCAGGCGGAAGTGGACGCCCACTACCAGGGCGTGTGCCGGTTCTGGACCCCGAACGCGGTCGCGTACAAGGGGCTGGGCCAGACCTATGTCGACGACCCGCGGTTCCGTACGAACTACGACAAGATCGCCGACGGGCTGGCCGTCTACCAGCGCGATGCGATGGTCGTCTACGCCGATGCCCGGCTGAGCTGA
- a CDS encoding MFS transporter, producing MTQLCPDGGSGPRLAVYGVLPYTSLWLQSLRNLSPIGAGLVVLPHAAAACLVALVSGRLMLKPSPRVGATAGLALAGIGVGTEGFLTADSHWPAIVVGLAVSGLGMGLIFQVAAALALGTVQPARAGMASGAYSTFEQLGYAIGVDVFGTLAVASMGNALSGQVADPHEVAQTLSGGGAGSLLGQAPGPERATLDHTLHAAFAAGHNTLALTAAVVLLLSAVAVLLLTRRLRPRRDTPPVMPVMPVIADMETVRNRKRPVCNGTAPTQPRNHRTARPWKHCPGHGQQERHRHRHRHRPAQFTKPS from the coding sequence GTGACCCAGCTGTGTCCGGACGGCGGGTCAGGGCCTCGCCTGGCGGTCTATGGGGTCCTGCCCTACACGTCGTTGTGGCTGCAATCCCTGCGGAACCTTTCTCCGATCGGGGCCGGTCTCGTGGTGCTTCCGCACGCGGCCGCCGCCTGTCTGGTCGCCCTGGTGAGCGGGCGGCTGATGCTTAAGCCATCGCCGCGTGTGGGGGCGACGGCCGGGCTCGCCCTCGCGGGTATCGGCGTAGGGACGGAAGGCTTCCTCACCGCGGACTCGCACTGGCCGGCCATTGTCGTCGGACTGGCCGTCAGCGGCCTGGGTATGGGCCTGATCTTCCAGGTTGCGGCCGCGCTCGCCCTCGGTACCGTCCAGCCCGCGCGGGCCGGCATGGCCAGCGGCGCCTACAGCACCTTCGAGCAACTCGGATACGCCATCGGCGTCGACGTCTTCGGCACGCTGGCCGTCGCCTCCATGGGAAACGCCCTGTCCGGCCAGGTCGCCGACCCGCACGAGGTTGCGCAGACGCTGTCCGGAGGAGGCGCCGGCTCACTGCTGGGCCAGGCGCCCGGACCCGAGCGGGCCACGCTCGATCACACCCTGCACGCCGCCTTCGCGGCAGGGCACAACACCCTCGCACTCACCGCCGCAGTGGTCCTGCTGCTGTCCGCCGTCGCCGTACTCCTCCTCACCCGCCGTCTCCGCCCAAGGCGAGACACTCCGCCAGTGATGCCAGTGATGCCAGTGATCGCTGACATGGAAACAGTCAGGAACCGGAAGCGTCCCGTGTGCAACGGGACAGCCCCAACACAGCCGCGTAACCATCGCACTGCCCGTCCCTGGAAGCACTGTCCTGGACATGGCCAGCAAGAAAGGCACCGGCACCGGCACCGGCACCGGCCAGCCCAGTTCACGAAGCCTTCTTGA
- a CDS encoding phosphopantetheine-binding protein: MYETLALLLVHEFGIAEELVHPQAKARDIELDSLSLAELSVMITQQTGMQIDEEEVSLDSTLEEIAEQFKPADEALSQR, from the coding sequence ATGTACGAGACACTGGCCCTCCTGTTGGTCCACGAGTTCGGGATAGCAGAAGAATTGGTCCACCCCCAAGCCAAGGCCCGGGACATCGAATTGGACTCGTTGTCTCTGGCGGAACTGTCCGTGATGATCACACAGCAGACGGGAATGCAGATCGATGAGGAAGAGGTGAGCCTCGACAGCACCCTCGAAGAGATCGCCGAGCAGTTCAAACCAGCCGACGAAGCACTCTCTCAACGCTAG
- a CDS encoding aminotransferase class I/II-fold pyridoxal phosphate-dependent enzyme, translating into MTGWIADIPLLDEFVSRRDIYPYYLVIEDRPTPGEVVVDGVRAINAASTDYLGLATDSGVRAAASQAAAKYGACCTGSPMLGTMALHHELEEELADFLRRPAVMLTMTGFQANLSLSALFGPNHMVIADQHIHASLVESVSLGRAEHRRFGHNNVAHAERLMRTAINKGKIPVVVTEGAFSLGGDLCPLPQLAELAERYGAGLIVDGAHDFGVLGKNGRGAGEHFDAETAIDIVTGTLCKAFGSVGGFVAGSVKAIRNVRHSGPSQMYSASLPPASAAAALTAVRTARARPELRAAVWNSAQRLHRGLAQLGHRMPAWPGPAVALPAGEPETGLKTWRALLDAGVFTGAFLPPSVAGDQLVIRITVTAGHTPDQVDRIIEAVGRHLPPQTAAA; encoded by the coding sequence ATGACTGGCTGGATCGCTGATATCCCCCTTCTCGACGAGTTCGTCTCCCGTCGCGATATCTATCCCTATTACCTCGTCATCGAGGACCGGCCGACGCCGGGAGAGGTCGTCGTCGACGGCGTACGTGCGATCAACGCGGCCTCGACGGACTACCTGGGGCTTGCTACCGATTCCGGTGTGCGCGCGGCGGCCTCGCAGGCTGCCGCCAAGTACGGCGCCTGTTGCACCGGGTCTCCCATGCTCGGCACCATGGCACTCCATCATGAGCTGGAAGAGGAACTGGCCGACTTTCTCCGCCGCCCCGCGGTCATGCTGACCATGACGGGATTCCAGGCCAACCTGTCGCTGTCCGCGCTATTCGGCCCCAATCACATGGTGATCGCGGACCAGCACATCCACGCCTCCCTCGTGGAATCCGTTTCCCTCGGACGAGCTGAGCACCGCCGGTTCGGGCACAACAACGTCGCCCATGCCGAAAGGCTCATGCGTACCGCCATCAACAAGGGCAAGATCCCCGTCGTTGTCACCGAGGGAGCGTTCTCTCTCGGCGGCGACCTCTGCCCGCTTCCGCAGCTTGCCGAACTGGCCGAGCGCTATGGCGCCGGCCTGATCGTCGACGGCGCGCACGACTTCGGTGTGCTCGGAAAGAACGGGCGGGGTGCCGGCGAGCACTTCGACGCCGAGACGGCGATCGACATCGTCACCGGCACGCTCTGCAAGGCATTCGGCTCAGTCGGTGGGTTCGTCGCCGGCTCGGTGAAGGCCATCCGCAACGTGCGTCACTCCGGGCCTTCCCAGATGTACTCGGCATCGCTGCCACCGGCGTCCGCAGCAGCCGCGCTGACGGCCGTACGGACGGCTCGCGCCCGGCCCGAGCTCCGCGCCGCGGTATGGAACTCGGCGCAACGCCTGCATCGTGGCCTGGCGCAGCTGGGGCACCGTATGCCGGCCTGGCCGGGCCCCGCGGTCGCGCTGCCCGCCGGGGAACCCGAAACGGGCCTGAAGACATGGCGGGCCTTGCTCGACGCGGGTGTCTTCACAGGGGCGTTTCTGCCCCCCAGCGTGGCCGGGGACCAGCTCGTCATCCGCATCACGGTCACGGCGGGACACACACCGGACCAGGTGGACCGGATCATCGAGGCGGTCGGACGGCACCTCCCGCCCCAAACCGCCGCGGCCTAG
- a CDS encoding beta-ketoacyl-[acyl-carrier-protein] synthase family protein, producing MRSEAAVTGIGMITPAGLTTESTWATVCQGHSLARTDPDLAGLPVDISCRVDGFDADAVHGRRLARRLDRFIHLALVAAQQAVRDAELDPATWNAPRVAVILGVGGNSMHSYFREFEVLSEGHPELVSPLALPRSVPSMAAAEVAIALDARGPNFTVASACASGATALAVAAEMVTSGACDIALAGGAESGLSPMTVTSFQQMHALSERTDAPHRASRPFDVDRDGFVLAEGAAVLVLEHPRNALRRGADQRALLCGHASTSDAYHPVAPHPEGTGVEHALRTALQESGLHARDIGHINAHGTSTPFGDKAEARALHRVFGPVPPPVTAPKSILGHALGAAGAIEAALTVLTQQHQLIPPTANLDRQDGDWELDIVTQAPRATAINASVSNAFGFGGQNTVLVFAEA from the coding sequence ATGCGCAGCGAGGCCGCTGTCACCGGCATCGGGATGATCACCCCCGCCGGACTCACCACGGAATCCACCTGGGCCACGGTGTGCCAGGGACACAGCCTGGCGCGCACGGATCCCGACCTGGCGGGGCTGCCCGTGGACATTTCCTGCCGCGTCGACGGGTTCGACGCCGACGCCGTTCACGGCCGGCGCCTGGCACGACGCCTGGACCGCTTCATCCACCTCGCTCTCGTCGCCGCCCAGCAGGCGGTCAGGGACGCCGAACTCGACCCGGCCACCTGGAATGCCCCCCGCGTGGCCGTCATTCTCGGCGTCGGCGGCAACAGCATGCACAGCTACTTCCGTGAGTTCGAAGTTCTGAGCGAAGGCCACCCGGAACTGGTCTCGCCCCTCGCGCTGCCGCGGAGCGTGCCGAGCATGGCTGCCGCCGAAGTCGCCATCGCCCTGGACGCCCGCGGCCCGAACTTCACCGTGGCCAGCGCGTGTGCCTCCGGCGCCACGGCCCTGGCGGTCGCCGCCGAGATGGTCACCTCGGGCGCCTGCGACATCGCCCTCGCCGGCGGTGCCGAATCAGGACTCTCACCGATGACCGTGACGAGCTTCCAGCAGATGCACGCCCTTTCGGAGCGCACCGACGCTCCGCACCGCGCCTCACGCCCCTTCGACGTCGATCGCGACGGTTTCGTCCTCGCGGAAGGTGCCGCCGTCCTCGTCCTCGAACACCCCCGGAACGCGCTACGCCGCGGTGCCGACCAGCGTGCACTGCTCTGCGGACACGCCAGCACCAGCGATGCCTACCATCCGGTGGCCCCGCACCCCGAGGGTACGGGCGTCGAACACGCGCTGCGTACGGCGTTGCAGGAGTCGGGCCTGCATGCGCGCGACATCGGACATATCAATGCCCACGGCACCTCGACCCCCTTCGGGGACAAAGCCGAGGCACGCGCCCTGCACCGCGTCTTCGGCCCGGTGCCGCCCCCCGTCACCGCCCCGAAGAGCATTCTGGGCCACGCTCTTGGAGCGGCCGGTGCCATCGAGGCAGCCCTGACCGTCCTCACCCAGCAACACCAGCTCATCCCTCCCACCGCCAACCTCGACCGCCAGGACGGCGACTGGGAACTGGACATCGTCACCCAGGCCCCGCGAGCCACAGCCATCAACGCTTCTGTCAGCAACGCATTCGGTTTTGGCGGTCAGAACACCGTCCTGGTGTTCGCGGAGGCATGA
- a CDS encoding YbhB/YbcL family Raf kinase inhibitor-like protein yields the protein MTGIELRSVAFNDHAVIPRHHSGEGDDVSPPLTWSEVPDGASELVLLCEDPDAPGGSFLHWLVTGIDPRSSGAGEGEPPSGGQEWPNGFGRPGWGGPMPPPGHGPHRYFFRLWAVSESLPLHGKPTVDAVHRAVKGRELASGVLVGTYER from the coding sequence ATGACGGGAATTGAGCTCAGGAGCGTTGCGTTCAACGACCATGCGGTGATCCCCCGGCACCACAGCGGGGAGGGCGACGATGTCTCGCCTCCGCTGACCTGGTCGGAGGTGCCGGACGGTGCGTCGGAGCTGGTCCTGCTCTGCGAGGACCCCGACGCCCCGGGCGGGTCGTTTCTGCACTGGCTGGTCACCGGAATCGATCCGCGGAGTTCCGGTGCCGGAGAGGGGGAGCCACCTTCCGGCGGCCAGGAGTGGCCCAACGGATTCGGCCGGCCGGGCTGGGGCGGTCCGATGCCTCCGCCGGGGCACGGGCCGCATCGCTACTTCTTCCGCCTGTGGGCCGTGTCGGAGTCGCTTCCCCTGCACGGCAAGCCGACGGTCGACGCAGTGCATCGTGCGGTGAAGGGGAGAGAGCTGGCGAGCGGCGTGCTGGTGGGCACTTACGAGCGCTGA
- a CDS encoding NTPase yields MPTKILLEGRPGVGKTTLVRRLTALLHTRRAVGFTTEEIREAGTRTGFALETLAGGPRAVLAHVDFPGPPRVGRYGVDLDVMERLALPPLRSAAANPVPGELVLIDELGRMELACTAFRDTVRNLFESGIDIVATVHAKSDPFTDALKRRPGIELAQVTRANRDALPEALAARFEGP; encoded by the coding sequence ATGCCAACGAAAATCCTGCTTGAGGGACGCCCCGGCGTAGGGAAGACGACCCTGGTCCGCCGATTGACCGCGCTCCTGCACACCCGTAGGGCTGTCGGCTTCACCACGGAGGAGATCCGGGAGGCCGGCACGCGGACCGGCTTCGCGCTGGAAACGCTGGCGGGCGGTCCGCGAGCCGTACTCGCCCATGTCGACTTCCCGGGTCCGCCGCGGGTGGGCCGGTACGGCGTCGACCTGGACGTCATGGAACGGCTCGCGCTGCCGCCGCTCAGGTCGGCGGCAGCGAATCCGGTTCCCGGGGAGCTCGTGCTGATCGACGAGCTCGGACGCATGGAGCTGGCGTGCACCGCGTTCCGGGACACGGTCCGGAACCTGTTCGAGTCCGGCATCGACATCGTCGCCACGGTCCATGCGAAGAGCGACCCGTTCACCGACGCCCTCAAGCGGCGCCCCGGCATCGAACTCGCCCAGGTGACCCGGGCGAACCGAGATGCCCTGCCCGAGGCTCTGGCAGCCCGGTTCGAGGGCCCATGA
- a CDS encoding DUF418 domain-containing protein yields MSEAVRTQAAAAAAAEGATGRAGGGARARLPLLDVLRGVAILGTLMSNVWIFAGPAAEWGLISGNAGISAGADASSPAGVAETVFRSLANGKFLSMLTMLFGVGLAIQFRSAAERGQPWPGRYKWRALFLFAEGTVHFVLVFAWDVLMGYAVVALLVAWLLTRSARAQRVTWIAMGGLHLAAMALLTAARLLASGGGTGGGPGADAVALYAEGGYAEQITFRLSHAVVLRVEPVLSFGLLVFLFLLGVRLFRAGAFQGDAAGRRIRRRLAAWGLGIGLPLNTVTVLGGSGFFLLERYAAAPVLAIGYLGLIGMVMDRLRRPGPLTSALTSVGRTALSCYVLQNALAMLACYGIGLGLASHWADRGPWWVMGLWAAICLVLVAGASLWLRRFEHGPLESVQKRLLRR; encoded by the coding sequence GTGTCCGAGGCAGTTAGGACGCAGGCGGCAGCGGCAGCGGCGGCGGAGGGGGCCACCGGGAGGGCAGGGGGCGGGGCGCGGGCGCGATTGCCGTTGCTGGATGTGCTGCGCGGGGTGGCGATTCTCGGGACGTTGATGAGCAACGTCTGGATCTTCGCCGGGCCGGCCGCCGAGTGGGGCCTCATCAGCGGAAACGCCGGAATCTCGGCGGGGGCCGACGCGTCGTCCCCGGCCGGGGTGGCGGAGACGGTCTTCCGGTCCCTCGCGAACGGCAAGTTCCTGTCGATGCTGACGATGCTCTTCGGAGTCGGGCTGGCCATCCAGTTCCGGTCGGCCGCCGAGCGCGGGCAGCCGTGGCCGGGCCGGTACAAGTGGCGGGCGTTGTTCCTCTTCGCCGAGGGGACCGTGCACTTTGTACTCGTCTTCGCCTGGGATGTGCTGATGGGGTACGCGGTGGTCGCGTTGCTGGTGGCTTGGCTGCTGACACGTTCCGCGCGGGCGCAGCGCGTGACGTGGATCGCCATGGGCGGGCTGCACTTGGCGGCGATGGCGCTGCTCACGGCCGCCAGGCTGCTCGCCTCGGGCGGCGGGACGGGTGGCGGCCCCGGCGCCGATGCCGTGGCGCTGTACGCGGAGGGGGGTTACGCGGAGCAGATCACCTTCCGGCTGTCGCATGCCGTGGTGCTGCGCGTCGAACCGGTGCTCTCCTTCGGGCTGTTGGTGTTCCTGTTCCTGCTCGGCGTACGGCTCTTCAGGGCCGGGGCGTTTCAGGGCGATGCGGCGGGGCGGCGCATTCGGCGTCGGCTGGCCGCGTGGGGACTGGGGATCGGCCTGCCCCTCAACACCGTCACCGTGCTGGGCGGTTCGGGCTTCTTCCTTCTGGAGCGGTACGCGGCGGCGCCGGTCCTGGCGATCGGCTACCTCGGCCTCATCGGCATGGTGATGGACCGGCTCCGCCGTCCGGGCCCGCTGACCTCCGCCCTGACCTCCGTCGGCCGTACCGCCCTGTCCTGTTACGTACTGCAGAACGCGCTCGCCATGCTGGCCTGCTATGGCATCGGACTCGGCCTGGCGTCCCATTGGGCGGACCGCGGCCCGTGGTGGGTGATGGGTCTGTGGGCGGCGATCTGCCTGGTGCTGGTCGCGGGGGCGAGTCTGTGGCTGCGGCGGTTCGAGCACGGTCCGCTGGAATCGGTGCAGAAGCGACTGCTACGGCGCTGA
- the panD gene encoding aspartate 1-decarboxylase, which yields MMRTMFKSKIHRATVTEADLHYVGSVTIDAALMEAADLLPGELVHIVDIDNGARLETYVIEGERDSGVIGINGAAAHLVHPGDLVILISYAQVDDAEARALRPKVVHADADNRIVALGADTSEPVPGSATSRSPRAASAV from the coding sequence ATGATGCGTACCATGTTCAAGTCCAAGATCCACCGGGCCACGGTGACCGAGGCCGATCTGCACTACGTGGGGTCGGTCACCATCGACGCCGCGCTGATGGAGGCCGCCGACCTGCTGCCCGGTGAGCTCGTCCACATCGTCGACATCGACAACGGGGCCCGCCTGGAGACATATGTCATCGAGGGCGAGCGGGACTCGGGCGTCATCGGCATCAACGGGGCGGCCGCACATCTGGTGCACCCCGGTGACCTGGTCATTCTGATCAGCTACGCCCAGGTGGACGACGCGGAGGCCCGCGCGCTGCGCCCGAAGGTGGTGCATGCCGACGCGGACAACCGGATCGTCGCGCTGGGCGCCGACACCTCCGAGCCGGTGCCCGGCAGTGCTACGTCACGCAGCCCGAGGGCGGCCTCGGCGGTCTGA
- a CDS encoding tyrosine-protein phosphatase yields MAGYGHAPADVMRRFLAALAQQHGCVRDDTRDLLGVDDDLVAALRRNLLEPAPGCEPAFRLAMEQDLPTLGPPA; encoded by the coding sequence GTGGCCGGATACGGCCACGCGCCGGCCGACGTCATGCGCCGGTTCCTCGCCGCCTTGGCCCAGCAGCACGGGTGCGTACGCGATGACACCCGTGATCTGCTGGGCGTCGACGACGACTTGGTGGCAGCTCTGCGTCGCAACCTGCTCGAACCGGCCCCCGGGTGTGAGCCGGCCTTCCGCCTCGCGATGGAACAGGACCTTCCCACGCTGGGTCCGCCTGCGTGA
- a CDS encoding macrolide family glycosyltransferase has product MPKHLLFVSLVGHGHVNPTLPLVEELVRRGHRVDYATTGEHSDAVTRAGARWIELQSPEPIAPPREITVQAFADFMSYLFAAMRMAYPVLRERCIGEPPDAICYDGMNWPARLVAQQLGIPAVQTIPNFASNEVYSLFDEFMAGSEDDQAIATALAADCAAFSAEHGVPLDPGFVMDVKEKLNLVFIPKEFQPAGDTFDETFHFIGPSIGSRASAEPWSPSDPEAPVLFISLGTVFTDRPEFYRTCIDAFGDGPWQVAMTVGDVDPATLGAIPPAFDVRPRFPQPAVLRQAAAFVSHAGMNSTMEALHYGVPLITVPQMPEQAANAGRVRELGLGEQLDARNVTPESLRAAVTRVASDSTVRAHLDRMRKVVTGSGGAVRGAEVIEKYLR; this is encoded by the coding sequence ATGCCGAAGCACCTGTTATTCGTAAGCCTTGTCGGACACGGGCACGTCAACCCCACGCTGCCGTTGGTGGAGGAACTCGTACGGAGAGGGCATCGGGTGGACTATGCCACCACAGGAGAACACTCCGACGCGGTCACCAGGGCCGGCGCGCGCTGGATCGAGCTCCAGTCGCCGGAGCCGATAGCACCGCCACGCGAGATCACCGTCCAAGCCTTCGCCGACTTCATGTCCTATCTGTTCGCAGCGATGCGCATGGCCTATCCGGTGCTGCGCGAGCGCTGCATCGGCGAGCCGCCGGACGCGATCTGCTACGACGGAATGAACTGGCCGGCCCGACTCGTCGCTCAACAGCTGGGAATTCCCGCTGTGCAGACCATTCCGAACTTCGCCTCGAACGAGGTGTATTCGCTCTTCGACGAGTTCATGGCCGGATCCGAGGACGACCAGGCCATAGCGACCGCACTCGCCGCCGACTGCGCGGCCTTCTCCGCCGAACACGGGGTCCCGCTGGACCCGGGATTCGTCATGGACGTCAAAGAGAAGCTGAACCTCGTATTCATACCGAAGGAGTTCCAGCCCGCCGGCGACACCTTCGACGAGACCTTCCACTTCATCGGCCCCTCCATAGGCAGTCGGGCGAGCGCCGAACCATGGTCGCCGTCCGACCCGGAAGCTCCGGTGCTGTTCATTTCTCTGGGAACGGTCTTCACCGACCGTCCCGAGTTCTACCGCACCTGCATCGACGCATTCGGCGACGGACCGTGGCAGGTGGCAATGACCGTGGGCGATGTGGACCCGGCCACGCTGGGAGCCATTCCGCCCGCCTTCGACGTACGACCGCGGTTTCCGCAGCCGGCCGTACTACGGCAGGCCGCGGCCTTCGTCTCCCACGCCGGCATGAACTCCACGATGGAGGCGCTGCATTACGGCGTACCACTGATCACCGTCCCGCAAATGCCCGAACAGGCCGCCAACGCCGGCCGCGTACGGGAACTGGGGCTCGGCGAGCAACTGGACGCGCGCAACGTGACCCCCGAGTCATTGCGGGCCGCGGTCACCCGAGTCGCCTCCGACTCCACGGTGCGTGCCCACCTCGACCGGATGCGCAAGGTCGTCACGGGGAGCGGCGGCGCCGTCCGCGGCGCGGAGGTGATCGAGAAGTACCTCCGCTGA
- a CDS encoding helix-turn-helix domain-containing protein, translated as MTQRAECDRFAACLRTFKERAGFSYGALAKKTGSSRSSLHRYCSGSAVPLDYGTVHHLATVCGASSEELRRLHKLWALADASRDLQARRPKAEPALQAEPHVEEAAGAVAAPDGEAEPEEEPADDPREEPEPGIRRRRWPWQRQWQRRWPGRDTPLIAVAAVLALSATIWSVSFLSPSRSSGSSEQRPLFSDACSPVVSMGEHDECVRELQRLLSRAGADIEIDSSFGPQTLRRVTAFQVFAGMRPNGIVGEQEKEALYESRVRLHTWPREKVRERIREVFPEAPHRAVKVADCQSLLDPLHILPNTDGTRNWGVFQISDARLRDLAGTPRDALDPEWNIQSAKRLWSRSRDFRDWPNCSRA; from the coding sequence ATGACGCAGCGTGCGGAATGTGACCGATTCGCAGCGTGTCTACGAACATTCAAGGAGCGGGCCGGCTTCAGTTACGGGGCCCTCGCCAAGAAAACCGGAAGCAGCCGTTCAAGCCTGCATCGCTACTGTTCGGGCTCTGCCGTACCGTTGGACTACGGAACGGTGCACCACCTCGCCACGGTCTGCGGCGCGTCTTCCGAGGAACTGCGCAGACTCCACAAACTCTGGGCCCTGGCGGACGCGAGCCGTGACCTGCAGGCGCGGCGGCCGAAGGCGGAGCCGGCACTGCAGGCAGAGCCACACGTGGAGGAAGCGGCAGGGGCAGTGGCAGCACCGGACGGGGAAGCAGAACCGGAGGAAGAGCCGGCGGACGACCCCAGGGAGGAGCCGGAGCCCGGCATCCGCCGTAGGCGATGGCCATGGCAACGGCAATGGCAGCGGCGATGGCCCGGCAGGGATACGCCCCTCATCGCCGTCGCGGCCGTGCTCGCCCTGAGCGCTACCATATGGTCCGTCTCTTTTCTCTCTCCGTCACGCTCATCGGGCAGCAGCGAACAGCGGCCCCTCTTCTCGGACGCCTGCTCTCCGGTGGTCAGCATGGGCGAGCACGACGAATGCGTACGGGAGCTGCAGCGTCTGCTGTCCCGCGCGGGAGCCGATATCGAGATCGACAGCAGCTTCGGGCCACAGACCCTGCGTCGTGTGACGGCCTTTCAAGTGTTCGCAGGCATGCGCCCCAACGGGATCGTGGGCGAGCAGGAGAAGGAAGCCCTGTACGAGTCGAGGGTGAGGCTGCACACCTGGCCCCGCGAGAAGGTGCGCGAGCGCATCCGGGAGGTGTTCCCCGAGGCGCCGCACCGAGCGGTCAAGGTGGCCGACTGCCAGTCCTTGCTCGACCCGCTGCACATCCTGCCGAACACCGACGGCACCAGGAACTGGGGGGTCTTCCAGATCTCCGACGCCCGGCTGCGCGACCTGGCAGGCACTCCGCGCGACGCGCTCGATCCGGAGTGGAACATCCAGTCGGCGAAACGGCTGTGGAGCCGCTCCCGCGACTTCCGTGACTGGCCGAACTGTTCCAGGGCCTGA